The Salvia miltiorrhiza cultivar Shanhuang (shh) chromosome 1, IMPLAD_Smil_shh, whole genome shotgun sequence genome has a window encoding:
- the LOC131023493 gene encoding putative pentatricopeptide repeat-containing protein At3g25060, mitochondrial, which yields MTYDYEHRLFMLLIHAICKTFSPQHQMLVQKWLLKDLKSLLLNCRNSASISKLHALMITSGISNKGAQLIASYARTGDIDMAYKLFDNMPKKGIDSWNALIIAYSRRETPAEAINLYRKMKNSAGVNPDSSTFTVAIKACTTLLDLKSGGEIWRDAVECGYGGDVFVGSSVLNLFVRCGRMDEAMSVFDGMRRKDVVSWSTMITGLVKSGRPGEAVDVYRRMREEGLEGDGVVMLALMQACASVEDAKMAASVHGFIIRRGLKVNDVMVQTSLIDMYAKNGKLGTASCIFRRMRSRNVVSWSALISGLARNGDAGAALELLVEMQSWGFEPDSVSLVGALLACSHLGFSRLGREVHGFIVRTGLELDQVLGTALIDMYAKCGSLPCARALFERMSSWDEILWNTMIAGYGIHGRGEEALEVFHRMIQTDARPDHVTFASLLSAMSHSGLVEEGKQWFNAMIKDYKIQPMEKHYVSLVDVLARGGRVEEARSLILDMGCEPGIAVWVALLSGCLNHSKFLIGEFAAKKVIELKPDCPGIYTLVSNFFAAARKWEEVAMVRRVMRSAGMKKVPGYSVAEVSGRLHAFVVEDKGHPEYEQILEIMEEMELKMRALGYRPKTEFVLHDIEEEEVKVKMLRNHSERLAIAFGILKTRPGTRLLVTKNLRVCGDCHEAIKFMSIVSEREIVVRDVKRFHHFKNGSCSCSDYW from the coding sequence ATGACTTATGATTATGAACATCGCTTATTTATGCTGCTGATTCACGCAATTTGCAAAACATTCTCTCCCCAGCATCAAATGCTTGTACAAAAATGGTTGCTAAAGGATCTAAAATCTCTTCTGTTGAACTGCAGAAACAGTGCATCCATCTCCAAACTCCACGCATTGATGATTACATCTGGGATATCCAACAAAGGAGCGCAGCTAATAGCATCATACGCTCGAACTGGCGACATCGACATGGCCTACAAACTGTTCGACAATATGCCGAAGAAAGGCATCGATTCTTGGAACGCCCTCATCATCGCCTATTCCCGCCGGGAAACCCCGGCTGAAGCCATAAACCTCTACAGAAAAATGAAGAACTCGGCTGGAGTCAATCCGGATAGCTCGACTTTCACGGTGGCCATCAAGGCCTGCACCACCTTGCTCGACTTGAAATCGGGCGGAGAGATTTGGAGAGACGCGGTTGAATGTGGGTACGGGGGCGATGTCTTTGTGGGCTCGTCCGTGTTGAATTTGTTCGTCAGGTGCGGAAGAATGGACGAGGCGATGAGCGTGTTTGATGGCATGAGGAGAAAGGATGTTGTGTCGTGGAGCACGATGATCACGGGGTTGGTGAAGAGCGGGAGGCCCGGGGAGGCGGTGGATGTGTACCGTAGGATGCGGGAGGAAGGGCTCGAGGGCGATGGGGTCGTGATGCTGGCCTTGATGCAAGCTTGCGCGAGCGTCGAGGATGCGAAAATGGCCGCCTCTGTGCATGGATTCATCATAAGGAGAGGCTTGAAAGTCAATGATGTTATGGTGCAGACCAGCCTTATAGATATGTATGCCAAGAATGGGAAATTAGGCACAGCTTCTTGCATTTTTAGGAGGATGAGAAGCAGAAATGTTGTTTCTTGGAGTGCTTTGATTTCGGGGCTTGCAAGAAACGGAGACGCTGGAGCTGCGCTAGAGCTGCTCGTCGAGATGCAGAGCTGGGGGTTTGAGCCTGATTCGGTCTCACTCGTTGGCGCGCTCCTGGCATGCTCTCACCTTGGTTTCTCGAGGCTAGGTAGGGAGGTACATGGATTCATTGTCCGAACAGGGCTTGAGCTGGATCAAGTTTTGGGAACTGCGTTGATTGATATGTATGCCAAATGCGGATCACTGCCCTGCGCCCGGGCGCTCTTCGAGAGGATGAGCTCTTGGGATGAGATCCTCTGGAACACAATGATCGCGGGCTATGGGATCCACGGACGAGGGGAGGAGGCGCTCGAGGTCTTCCATCGGATGATCCAGACGGATGCAAGACCAGATCATGTGACATTTGCTTCTCTTCTCTCTGCAATGAGCCACTCCGGGCTAGTCGAGGAAGGGAAGCAATGGTTCAATGCCATGATCAAGGATTACAAGATCCAACCTATGGAGAAACATTATGTGAGCTTGGTTGATGTTCTAGCTCGAGGGGGACGCGTTGAGGAGGCTCGGAGCTTGATCTTAGACATGGGATGTGAACCCGGGATCGCTGTTTGGGTCGCCCTCCTCTCCGGATGCCTCAACCATAGCAAGTTCTTGATAGGGGAATTTGCAGCAAAGAAGGTTATAGAATTAAAACCGGATTGTCCGGGGATTTACACCCTTGTTTCCAACTTCTTTGCTGCAGCAAGGAAGTGGGAGGAAGTTGCTATGGTGAGGAGAGTGATGAGAAGTGCAGGGATGAAGAAGGTCCCCGGTTACAGCGTGGCCGAAGTTTCCGGAAGGCTCCATGCTTTTGTTGTTGAGGATAAGGGTCACCCTGAGTATGAGCAGATACTGGAGATTATGGAGGAGATGGAGCTGAAGATGAGGGCTTTAGGGTATCGACCGAAGACTGAGTTCGTGCTGCACGACATCGAGGAAGAGGAAGTGAAGGTGAAAATGCTGAGGAATCACAGCGAAAGGCTTGCTATTGCCTTTGGGATCTTGAAAACCAGACCGGGTACGAGGCTGCTGGTTACCAAGAATTTGAGAGTTTGTGGAGACTGCCATGAAGCGATCAAGTTCATGTCGATTGTTTCAGAGAGAGAGATTGTTGTGAGGGATGTTAAGAGGTTTCATCACTTCAAGAATGGGAGCTGTTCTTGCAGCGACTACTGGTAG